A DNA window from Citrobacter tructae contains the following coding sequences:
- the rlpA gene encoding endolytic peptidoglycan transglycosylase RlpA gives MRKQWLGICIAAGMLAACSNDDGQQQVAVAPQPAVCNGPIVEISGADPRFEPLNPTANQDYQRDGKSYKIVQDPSRFSQAGLAAIYDAEPGSNLTASGEAFDPMQLTAAHPTLPVPSYARITNLANGRMIVVRINDRGPYGNDRVISLSRAAADRLNTSNNTKVRIDPIIVAQDGSLSGPGMACTTVAKQTYALPSRPDLSGGGSMPSAPDAGQPQSDIRPISNSTLKSDDATGAPVNSSGFLGAPTTLAAGVLEGSEPTLAPQPVTTAPVTTSAPVSVPVAATPVAATNGRYVVQVGAVSEQSRAQQYQKRLSQQFGVPGRVVQNGAVWRIQMGPFASKAEASTLQQRLQSEAQLQSFITGV, from the coding sequence ATGCGTAAGCAGTGGCTTGGAATCTGCATCGCAGCAGGAATGCTCGCGGCGTGTTCAAATGATGATGGTCAGCAACAGGTTGCTGTCGCGCCGCAGCCGGCGGTGTGTAATGGTCCGATTGTTGAAATCAGCGGGGCCGATCCGCGCTTTGAACCTCTGAACCCGACGGCTAATCAGGATTACCAGCGTGATGGTAAGAGCTATAAAATCGTTCAGGATCCTTCTCGCTTTAGCCAGGCCGGACTGGCTGCTATCTATGATGCGGAACCCGGCAGCAATTTAACCGCATCAGGTGAAGCGTTCGACCCGATGCAACTCACTGCTGCGCATCCAACATTACCGGTCCCCAGCTATGCCCGAATCACCAACCTGGCAAACGGCAGAATGATCGTCGTGCGGATTAACGATCGCGGTCCTTACGGTAACGATCGCGTAATCTCGCTTTCACGTGCAGCAGCCGATCGTCTGAATACCTCGAACAACACGAAAGTGCGCATTGATCCGATCATCGTTGCACAGGATGGTTCGTTGTCAGGTCCCGGAATGGCGTGTACAACAGTCGCAAAACAGACTTACGCCCTGCCCTCACGTCCTGATTTAAGCGGGGGTGGCTCCATGCCTTCCGCACCGGACGCAGGCCAGCCGCAAAGCGATATCCGTCCTATCAGCAATTCAACGCTGAAAAGCGATGATGCTACAGGCGCACCGGTTAACAGCAGTGGTTTCCTCGGTGCGCCAACCACGCTCGCCGCTGGCGTGCTCGAAGGCAGCGAACCGACACTGGCTCCGCAGCCTGTAACAACGGCCCCTGTAACAACCTCAGCACCGGTTTCTGTTCCGGTTGCCGCTACGCCAGTCGCCGCGACCAATGGACGTTATGTCGTGCAGGTAGGCGCCGTCAGCGAACAATCTCGTGCGCAGCAGTATCAAAAACGGCTAAGCCAGCAGTTTGGTGTGCCGGGCCGCGTGGTACAAAACGGTGCCGTGTGGCGTATCCAGATGGGGCCATTCGCCAGCAAAGCGGAAGCCAGTACTTTGCAGCAGCGCCTGCAATCCGAAGCGCAATTACAGTCCTTCATCACCGGCGTGTAG
- the dacA gene encoding D-alanyl-D-alanine carboxypeptidase DacA — protein sequence MKTTFSARFVQRMALTAALCAASVSAAHADDLNIKTMIPGVPQIDAESYILIDYNSGKVLAEQNADTRRDPASLTKMMTSYVIGQAMKAGKFKESDLVTVGNDAWATGNPVFKGSSLMFLKPGMQVPVSQLIRGINLQSGNDACVAMADFAAGSQDAFVGLMNSYVNALGLKNTHFQTVHGLDAEGQYSSARDMALIGQALIRDVPNEYSIYREKEFTFNGIRQLNRNGLLWDNSLNVDGIKTGHTDKAGYNLVASATEGQMRLISAVMGGRTYKGRETESKKLLTWGFRFFETVNPLKVGKEFASEPAWFGDTDRASLGVDKDVYLTIPRGRMKDLKASYVLNTTELHAPLQKNQVVGTINFQLDGKTIEQRPLVVLQEIPEGNFFGKIIDYIKLMFHHWFG from the coding sequence ATGAAGACCACTTTTTCCGCTCGTTTCGTGCAGCGCATGGCGCTCACCGCGGCTCTCTGCGCAGCCTCTGTCTCTGCAGCTCATGCCGATGACCTGAATATTAAAACCATGATCCCGGGCGTTCCGCAGATCGACGCGGAGTCTTATATCCTGATTGATTACAATTCAGGTAAAGTTCTGGCCGAACAGAATGCGGACACCCGCCGCGACCCCGCCAGCCTGACCAAAATGATGACCAGCTACGTCATCGGCCAGGCAATGAAAGCCGGGAAATTCAAAGAATCCGATCTGGTCACCGTCGGCAATGACGCGTGGGCTACCGGCAACCCGGTATTTAAAGGCTCATCACTGATGTTCCTGAAACCAGGAATGCAGGTTCCCGTGTCACAATTGATCCGTGGTATTAACCTGCAATCCGGGAACGACGCTTGTGTGGCTATGGCTGACTTTGCTGCCGGTAGCCAGGATGCTTTCGTCGGTCTGATGAACAGCTATGTGAATGCGCTGGGTCTGAAAAACACCCACTTCCAGACCGTTCATGGCCTGGATGCTGAAGGCCAGTACAGCTCTGCACGTGATATGGCGCTGATTGGTCAGGCGCTGATTCGCGACGTGCCTAACGAATACTCTATCTACCGAGAAAAAGAGTTCACCTTCAACGGCATCCGTCAGTTAAACCGTAACGGTCTGCTGTGGGATAACAGCCTGAATGTTGACGGGATTAAAACCGGTCACACCGATAAAGCAGGCTATAACCTGGTAGCATCCGCAACCGAAGGTCAGATGCGCCTAATCTCTGCCGTTATGGGGGGCCGCACCTATAAAGGCCGCGAAACCGAAAGCAAAAAGCTGCTGACCTGGGGCTTCCGTTTCTTCGAAACCGTGAACCCGCTGAAAGTCGGCAAAGAGTTTGCCTCTGAACCGGCCTGGTTTGGTGATACCGATCGTGCATCGTTGGGTGTTGATAAAGATGTCTACCTGACCATTCCGCGCGGTCGTATGAAAGACCTGAAAGCGAGCTATGTGCTGAACACGACTGAACTACACGCACCACTGCAGAAAAATCAGGTCGTCGGCACCATCAACTTCCAGTTGGATGGCAAAACCATTGAACAGCGCCCGCTGGTGGTTCTGCAGGAAATCCCTGAGGGTAACTTCTTTGGTAAAATCATTGATTACATTAAATTAATGTTCCATCACTGGTTTGGCTAA